The Lujinxingia litoralis sequence CGCTCCATCCAATTGCCCCGGACCACCTCCCCGCTCTTCAGCGTGATCTCCCGGTAACTCGCCCAGTCATTGCGATGATGGGGCTCGCGGTCGAGCTCAAAGGGCTCCAGCCCCTGACGCCGGGCGGCGGCCTCATCGCTGACGGTGGCCGCGATCATCTGATTGTAGGTGTTGGCCAGGTACACAAAGTGGGTGTCGGGGCTGGGAGCTTTGAGGCGGTCGCCGCTGAAGGCCGCAAACACGGCCAGCGCGAGCAAAAAAATCCCTACCATCCACTGCCAGCGCACCGGCCGGGAGGGCGTCGTATTGTTTGAAGTCATCGTCATAAACCCATTGGCGAGGCTGCGTTGCTTACATCGGTGTTTGGCGCCGCGGACCATACACCTGCCCGGCGGCGCGCCACAATGCCGGCGAACTCCCGGCCGAAGGGGAGCGCGTCAAGCCGCGTTGGCCCGGAATCGGTTGCAATGTCGCTCGCGCTCCGTTGTAGTAGGGGACCAACCTAGCCATGCAAGCTCCAGGATCTCACCCCTCTCTTCACGCCAGGGATCTGCCCGTGGTACGCGCCTACCTCACCCCTCTCTTCGCCCTGCTTCTAAAGCTCTCGGCCCTGGGCCTGCTCATCAGCGCCTGCGCCAGCGTGGAGCCCGACTGGGGCATGGACGCCGGCCCCGATGACGAGCTCGACGCCGGTGCCGCCGACGCCGACGCCGACGCTGGGGCCGACGCCGCCCCTGATGCCGAGGTCGATGCCGATAGCGGCCCCGACGTGGCCGATGCGCACCTCGACCCGGATACCGATACCGACCCGCGGCCCTGCGGCGGCCTCTGCCGGGAGAACGAGCAATGCCGCGAGGAGGTCTGCGTCGATCTCTGCGACGAGGCCGGCCTCCAGTGTGGCGAACACACCCGGCTCGGTCAGGCGATCGACTGCGGCAGCTGTGACTTCGGGGCCTGCCAGGAAGGCCTCTGCGTGGACGTCTGCGCTCAGCTGGGCGCGGAGTGCGGCCAGGTCCACGTGGATGGCAGCGCCTACACCTGCTCCAGCTGCGCCGGCGGGGAGTTCTGCTCGCCAAATCAGCTCTGCGTGCTCCACCAGGGCTTTCTCGACCTGGCGGTGGGCTCGGAGCATACCTGCGGGCTGCGCCCCGATGGCAGCGTGCGCTGCTGGGGCCGGGGCGACCTGGGCCAGCTGGGCAACCGATCCTACAGCCCCAGCCCCAACACCGCGGCGGTGTTCGCGATGAGCAACGCCACCGCCCTGAGCGCGCGCACCGACCATACCTGCGCGCTCAAGAGCGACGGGCGCGTGAGCTGCTGGGGCAAAAACGACAAAGGTCAGCTGGGCACCGGCAGCACCTCGGCCCGGGAGTATCAGCCGCTGGCGGTGAGCGACCTGCTCAACGTCACGGCGGTGGGCGCCGGCGGCAACCACAGCTGCGCGCGCACCCAGGTGGGGCTGGTGCGCTGCTGGGGCTACAACGCCCAGGGCCAGCTCGGCGGCAACACCACCACCGCCACCCTGGACAAGGTCACCGTGCAGGCCGAGGGCGGTGGACACTTCGATCAGGTGCTCGACGTCGGCACGGGCAACCTGCACGCCTGCGCGCTGCGCACCGACGGCCAGGTGTTTTGCTGGGGCATCAACAGCAAGCAGCAGCTGGGCATCAGCGGCACCCAGGCCGCGACCACCCCGCGGCAGGTCTTTAACCTGCCGGCGACGCGCCAGCTCCGCGCCGGCTTCGACCACACCTGCGCACTGACCCTCCAGGGGCAGGTCTACTGCTGGGGCAGCAACAGCCAGGGGCAGCTCGGCCGGGGCACGACCTCTACCAGTGGGCTGGCCCAGCAGGTGACTCTGCCGGCGGCCGCCGTCGACGTGGCCGCCGGCTGGACGCATACCTGCGCGGCGCTGATCGACGGACGCGTGTACTGCTGGGGCCAGAACCAACGCGCCCAGCTGGGCCAGGCCTCCACCCTCACGCTGAGCGCCACCCCGCGAGAGGTGTCCGGCGTCAGCGACGCCTACCGGGTGGGCGCCGGCCGCTACCACAGCTGCGCGCTGACCACCGCCGGCGACGCCTGGTGCTGGGGGGCCAACGACAACGGCCAGCTCGGCGACGGGACCTACGGCGACGCCAACAACGAGCGCGTTGCCCCGGTGCGGGTCGCGCTCTAACGCCGGTGGGCGCCCTGCGTACGTGATCCACGTGGAGGAGACGCCCCCCTTAACTCCCCCCATCTGGCGAGTCTCTGCGGCGCAGGTGGCGCCGCCGGGGCTTTGGATCTACGATGCCCGCGCAGCTTCTCCCTTGCCCGCGCGCTAACGCCCCACCGGGCCGCTCGCCACCCCTGTTGATCCACCGCTGAGATGTGCGATGTACCTGTACGCCCCCCGACTCGCCAGTGCCCCCCTTGCCCTGCTGATATGCTGCGCCCTGAGCGCCTGTGGTGAAAAGGGGAGCGACACCGCCGCCCCCGCCACCACCCCGGACGTGGAGCTCGAAGAAGACACCGGCCCCGACGCCACCGAAGACACCGGCCCCGAAGACACCACCCCGGCCGGCCCGCCCAACCTCGACACCTCGCCACTCTCCATCGCCTTTAGCGACGTGCGCCTGGGCGAGGAGCAGAGCGCCATCATCACCATCCGCAACACCGGGGAGAGCCCCCTGGCCGTGACCCAGCTGCGAATTGAACACTTCCAGCTCCGCGGCTCCGTCCCCCAGTTTCGCCCTGGCGAGGGCTGGGAGCAGGGCTTTACCCTGGCGCCCAACACCTACCGCGACGTGGTCGTGCGCTGGGTCCCCACGCTCTACACCGGCATCAGCGGTCGGGTGATCATCGGCAGCGACGATCCCGACACCCCGGAGCTGATCATCCCCCTGCAGGCCACCAGCGCCTACCCGGTGGCCGAGGCTCCCCGACGCATCAACTTCGGCACGGTGCCCCCCGGGCAGACAGCACACCAGCGGGTGACGATCTACAACCGCGGTCTGGACCCGCTCAACATCACCGGCTTTGCCTCCACCGGCGATCCGGAGTTCGCCGCCCAGTTCAGCGGGCGCGCCATCGAGCCGCCCGTCCCGGCCTTCCTTCAGCATAATGACAAGATCGAGGTCGAGCTCAGCTTCACCGCCTCCTCCGACGAGCTCGTCACCGGGGCGATCTCAATGCTGGCCAACCTCCCCGAGGAGCCCGACATCGTGTTTGATGTGCAGGCCAACGGCCCCACGCCCTGCATCCAGACCGATGGCGACGTGGATTTCGGCGAGTTCGTCACCGGCACCACCGCCACCAAAGAACTCTTGATCGCCAACTGCAGCCGCAACCGCTCGCTGACCCTGAGCCAGGTGGAGCTTCTCAACGACGCCGGCGGGGTCTTTGAACTGGTCGAGACCCCGGCGCTCCCCTGGAGCCTGGGCATCGCCCAGTCGGGTACGCTGCAGCTGCGCGCGACCCTGCCCACCGAGCAGGAGGCCGTGGGCCAGCTGAAACTGGTCAGCGACGATCCCACACAGAGCGAGGTCGTGCTCCAGCTGCGCGCACGCCCCACCGACCCCCTCTAAGTTCCCTCTGGCGGGCGCGCGCTCACGCGCCCGCCAGCTTGCAGCAAAGCTCTTCGGAGTCGTGGCGCGGGCTCCCCGGCACCACGACTCACCCTCCCCCCAGGCCCTCCAGGTCCCCGATGCGCGCTCCCCTCCTGCTCCCCCTCGCCACGTCCACGCTTCTGGCCACCTCCCTCCTCACGTCCTGCTCGCAGCCGGCGCCCGAAGAGCCGCTGATCGTCGTCGAAGAACTCCCCCTCTACGACTTTGAGAGCGCCGCCCCCTGGTACCCCTGCCCCGAGGCCCCCCTCGACGAGCGCGTGGTCGTGGTGGAGGCCCTCTCCGGGGTCGACCAGTACTTTGGCGAGGAGAACCGCCGCAGCGTCCGGGCGCCGGTCACCTTTCCTCAGGGCGACTGGCAGCAGGTGGGGCTGCGCTTTGAGCTGGAGTGTCCCGAAAACGGACTCTGCGACCACTGGGACCGCACCGGCAGCCTGGGGCTAATCCTCAACCCCGACGCCCCCGAGGCCGACCAGCACGAGGTCGAGCTCTTGCGCCACATCACCCCCTACCGCCGGGGCATGTGCCAGTACGTCGACCTCACCCCTCTGGCCGGACTGCTCACCGGGGAGCGGGCCCTGCACAGCTTCATCGACACCTGGGTCGGGCCCGGCCACGACCAGGGCGAGGGCTGGCGGGTGAGCGCGCGCTTTGAGTTTAGCCCGGGTTATGCGGAGCAGGCCGACCAGGTGATCCCCCTGATCGGCCGGCGCAACATCACCGTGGGCGAAGCCGACCCGAGCGTGGACGACCAGCTTGAGGCGATGCGCTTTGAACTGCCCGAGACCTTCAGCCGGGTCGAAGCTCACCTGACCACCACCGGGCACAGCTTTGGCAACACGCTCAACTGCGCGGAGTTCTGCCCGATGCGCCACGATCTGCTCGTCAACGCGCAGAGCTTCTCGATCAACCCCTGGCGCGCAGACTGCGCGCAGAACCCGGTGTCGCCTCAGGCCGGCACCTGGCAGTACCCGCGCAACGGCTGGTGCCCGGGCGCGGTCACCGTGGGCGATCGGGTCGACATCACCGCCGCGGTCCAGCCTGGCGAAAACCAGCTCGATCTCGACATCCTGCTGGCCGACGGCAGCGAGTACACCAACACCTCGCCAGTCGATCTCCTCCCCTCCACCGCGGTGGCGCTCAAACTCTACGTCTGGCACTGAGACGCTCCCTCCTCTCCGACGCCCGGGCCCCCTCCCCCACGCAGCGCCGGGGGGGCGGCGCCGCGTGCGACAATTCGCCCGGTTGTTTCCGACTCGCCACGACCTCATGTTCACCGCCGTGGTTGCCCGCGCGCGGCAACCGATGAGTCCCCCATGGCGATGAGACCTCTGTGCGTTATCCCCTCCTCTACAGCCTCCTTTTCACAACCACCCTCGGGGCCCTTTCGGGGGGCTGCGTGCACAGCGAGTACGACGAGGGCGCGAGCCTCCCGGTGCGCTTTTCCAGCCAGCTCGACGCGGCCGACACCGAGGCCATCCCCGGGGAGCTCGCGCTGGTCTTTGACCACCTGGAACTCCTCCCCTGCGACGCCTCGCCAGCCCGGGGCCTGGCGCGCCTGACCCGCTGGCTCCTCCCCGAGGCCCACGCCGCGCACCTGCCCGAAGCCCCCCACCGCCTCCTCGGCGCCCGCGCCTGGACCATCGCCCGCGCCGGTGAACTCGCCGCGCCCCTGGAGGCCGGCACCCTCTACCCGCCCCTTCGCGACTACTGCGGGGTGCGCGTGGGCTTTTACTCGGCGCTCCCCGATAGCCCCGCCCTCCAGGAGGGCATGGCCCAGGGAGAGAGCTTTTACCTGCACACCGGCGCGCTGCTCGCCAGCCCGGTCGAGCTCCGCTCCAGCCTGGGCTTTGACGTGACCCTCTACGACGACCAGGCCCTCTCCCGCGAGCGCCTGAGCTCTGGCGAGCCTGCCCTGGAAGTCCACCTGGACCTCTCGGAGTTCGCCCGGCGGCTCCGCGCCCTTCCGCCCGAATTCGGCGACCGCGAGGTCGCCGAAATCCTCTCGCAAACCATCCAGATCGCGATTCCTACCCCCTCGATTCAGGAGCTTTGAGCATGATCCTCAAACCCGTACACGCCCTCCTCTGCGCCTCGCTGACCCTGCCCCTGCTGGCCTGCGGCGCCACCGAAGACGACGCCCCCGCCGAACAGGACGTCACCCTGCGCTTTGCCGCCCAGGTCGGTGAGGAAGCCTTCGCCTGCGGCCAGAGCTACCAGGGGCTGGGCACCACCGCGACCACCTTTGAGCCCCACGACTTCCGCCTCTACGTCAGCGAAATCGAAGTGCAGCACGCCTCTGGCGAGTGGGAGGCCCTGGCGCTGGAGCAGGACGGCCGCTGGCAGCACGAGAACCTGGCGCTCCTCGACTTTGAAGACGCCAGCGGCGCCTGCCAGAACGGCACCGCGGAGCTGCGCGACATCGTGGTGGGCCGCGCCGGCGAAGGGGAACTCACCGGCGTGCGCCTGACCCTGGGCGTGCCCTTTGAGCTCAACCACATCGACGCGGCCACCGCCCCCAGCCCCCTGAACGTGACCGGGATGTTCTGGAACTGGCTGGGCGGCTATAAGTTCGTGCGCATCGAAGGCGCGACCACCGGCCTGACCACCGGGTGGCAATTCCACCTGGGCAGCACCGAGTGCGAACCCGCCGAAGGCGGCGGCGCGACCGCCTGCGCCCGGGAAAACCGGGTCACGGTCACGTTTGAAGACATCTCCTTGAGCGACGACGTGATCGTGTTCGACCTTGCCGAGCTGGTCGGCCAGACCAACCTTGATCAGAAGACCGAAAACACGCCCAGCGGCTGCATGTCGGGCCCCAACGATCCCGACTGCGCCGCGATCTTCTCCGTCCTGGGTCTGCCCCACGGCGACACCACCCCCGAAGGCGGCAACTTTGTGCGACTTCAAAGCAACTGATCGCCCCGGAGCCCCCACCCCCCGGTGGGGGGCCCGGCTCCTGCTCGGCCTACTCACGGCCCTGGGTGCCTGCGCCGAAAGCGCCGCGCCCGAGGCCGGGGGCCTCCCCGTGCCGGAACACTTCCCGGCGCCGCGCATCCCGGAGTCCAATCCCTGGACGACCGCGAAGGCCGAGCTGGGGCGCGCCCTCTTTTATGATACGCGCCTCTCGGGCAATGGGACCCAGTCCTGTGCGAGCTGCCACCCCCAGGAAGACGGGTTCGTCGACCGCCTCCCCCGGGCCCTGGGCTCCACCGGCGAACACCACCCCCGGCGGAGCATGCCCCTGGCCAACGTGGCCTGGAACCCGACCTACAACTGGGCCAACCCCCTGGTCACCACGCTCGAAGAGCAGGCGCTCACGCCCCTCTTTGGCGAACACCCGGTGGAGCTGGGACTGGCCGGGCGCGAAGACGAGATGCTGGAGCGCTTTGCCGCCGAGCCCTGGTATCAGACGCGCTTTGAGCAGGCCTTCCCCGACGATCCGGAGCCGATCTCGGTGCGCAACATCACCTACGCGCTCGCCAGCTTTGAACGCACCCTGATCTCGGCCGACAGCCCCTACGACCGCTACATGTACCAGGGCGATGGGAGCGACTTCTCCGATGCCGCTCGCCGCGGTATGCAGCTCTTCTTCTCGGAGCGCCTGGAGTGCTTTCACTGCCACGGGGGCTTCAACTTCTCCGACGCCGTCGACCACCAGAATCTGGCGTTCTCCAGCCAGCCCTTTCACGTCACCGGGCTCTACAACATCGACGGCCAGGGCGGCTACCCGGCGCCCAACACCGGGGTCCACGAGGTCACCGGCCGCCCCGAAGACATGGGGCGCTTTAAAGCGCCGAGCCTGCGCAACGTGGCGGTGCGCGCGCCCTACATGCACGATGGCAGCGTGGCCGATCTCGACGCCGTCATCGACCACTACGCCGCCGGCGGTCGCACCATCTCCCAAGGCCCCCTGGCCGGCGACGGCTCCCGCAACCCCAACAAAAGCATCTTCGTGCCGGGATTCCTGATCAGTAACTCGGAGCGCAACGACCTCAAGGCCTTTTTGCACAGCCTCACCGATGAGACCTTCCTGAGCGACCCGGCCCTGGGTCCCCCGGCCGACCTCCCCCCCTTTGAGCGCGCTGAGAGCGCGGATTGATGTCATGAAGTACACCTCCTCTTCGACCCTCCTGGTCCTGCTCGCCACCCTGAGCCTGGTCAGCGTTATCGCGCCCGCCCCCCGGGCCAATGCCTGCTCGCTGCACAGCTCCACGCCCCCGATGCACCTCCAGAGCACCCCGCCCCCGGAGAGCGCGGCCGAGCCCGAGCCCGAGGCCCCGGCAAACGCCGAGCTCGCCGCGCCCCCGACCGGGACTGAAGCGGAGGCCGAGGCCCCGCCGGAGAGCGGGGCCGAGCCCCTTGCCGGGCCCGCTTCAGAGGCCGAGGCGCCCCGCTGGTCCCTGGCCCGGAGCCTGCAGCTGGGGCTGAGCGCCCGCACCCGAAACCTGCGCTTTGGCGACGAGGAGCGGGGCCACGCGGAGCTCTCCGAATACACACTCCTGCTGGGTGCCCGGGTGCAACTCCCCGGCCCGGTGGGCGTGGGCCTGAGCCTGCCCCTGGCCCGACGCGGGCTGAGCCTGCCCAACGGCGCCCGGGAGCGTACCTCGGGCCTGGGAGATGTGGGCCTGCAGGCCGATCTGGCGCTGCAAACGCTCTGGGAGCTGCCCTTTCGCGCTGAACTCCAGCTGGGCCTGCTCCTGCCCACCGCCCCGATGAGCACCCGCGGCGATGGCGAGTACCTGCACCCCGATGTGCAGCCGGGCGCCGGGGTCTTTGCCCCCCGCGCCGGCCTGCTGCTGGGCGCCCGGGCCGCCCGGCGCGTGGATCTCTTGCTCCAAACCGATGTCATCTGGGCCCCCGAAAGCCCCGACGGCGTGCAGCGCTCGGCAACGCTGCGAGTGGACCCGGCCCTCTACCTGCAAACCCTCCCCGACCTCCGGCTGGCGCTGGCCCTCCCCCTGCGCCACGAGTGGGAGGCCCGCAGCTCCGGCCAGCTCGAAGCCCTCACCGGCGGCACCCTCCTGAGCGTGGAGCCTCGCCTCAGCTGGTCGATGACCCGCCAGCTCACCCTGCTCGGGGGCGTGAGCATCCCGGTGGTCCAGGCCCTGCGCGGCGGCGCCCGCGAGCGCGTCAGCGCCTTTGCCGCCATCCAGTTCCTCCCCTCGTTTTAAGCGCGCCCCGGCCAGGAATCGCTCCTGTACCGCGATCCGTGCTTTTTCCTGGCCAACACCCGCCTTGATTCTGACAGGTTTGGCTTGGCCAGGCACCATTGTCATAAGGGTGGCTTGATTGTCAGGGGGGCAGAATACCCCGTCCAGGTCAACACGCTCCAAAGCGCCCACTCGGTTGAACCTGGGCACCAATGTCTTGCGCTCGCCGGTCACATCCTCTGGATACTGAATCCATTTCGGACAACCGAGAGCATCATAAGAGGTGTGGCTTTAATATTCAAAACAACCACTAAACTGCCGACTGAACGGCTCTTTCATCTAAAACACCCATTCAGCTTAACAATCCTTTCAAACATAAACAACAATCTCATAAAACACTAACCTCATTTCAAAACCGGGGTGTTTGGCCTTGCATGAAATTATGCATTTCAAACATTCCATCTTCACCAATCCCCCAGCAATGCACTTCGCCCCTTACATTTAAGGCGCAAGAATACTTGCTCTCTGGAGCAATTTCGACACTTATAAATTGGCCACTGGGTGAATCCAAGATTCCACCAGTCTCACTTCCCCAGCATTGGATACGTTTTTCGCTATCAATTGCACAGCCATGCATTGCGCCGACTGCCACATCTTGAAATACACCTGGAACTGCAGCCGTCAACACATCGTTTCCGTCTACAATATTTTCATTCCCCCAACACGACAACTCACCACTCGCCAACACGCCACATGTGACGGTATACCCGCCATCAATTTGCATAAAACTTTCATCAGGAACTTCTATTTGGCCATGACGGTTAAGCCCCCAACACACGACTTCAGACTCCCCGTTAATTGCACATATATGAAAATATCCCGTTTCTAGCCGTTCGGCACGAAAGTCGGGCACGCTCATTTGACCTTCATCTATATAATTAAGATGAGAAACCTTCCAACATTCTGGTTGCCGACTTAGCTCCGATATTCCACACCCATGATATCCACCCAAAACAACACTATGTAACTGCTTTCGTCTTGTCGTCGACTCCGCGCTCCATGGATCGGTTCCTCTACAAATCACTTGGCCCGACTCTTCTACAACGCACATCGCAGACATTCCAATTGCGATCTCGCGCAACCTTCCTCGCGGCGCAATATTTAACCCCCAATAAGGCACTCCCCAACAAAACCCTAGTTTTGTATTACTTTCAATTGCGCACGAGGCATTTTGCCCAACATGGATGGAGTCGAACCGCCCTATTCCGGGCTCACGCTGGCGTATTGAATCGATATCGCCATAAAAACGACCCCAGCATGTGACGTCGCCAGACTCTCTGACACCACATGTTTGAAAATGAGACACACCAGAAATCGAGTTAAATTGACCTGAAGGAGCCTCCGCCTGGTTAAAATCAAGAACACCCTCATTAAGCCCCCAACAGCGCACTAAACCTCCCGTCGTGAGGCCACATGTGTGAAAAAATCCTATTGCAATTTCGGTGAACCGAGAATCTTCGGGCACATTTAACTGACCCACGTCGTTCAATCCCCAACAAAGCATTCGATTTCTATTATCTAATGCACAACTATGAAATGTACCTGCACGAACAGCCTTAAATTTACCAAAGGGAGGTTTAGTCTGCCCATAATCCCATAGCATTTCCCCGTCGGAAACTCCCCAACACTCTATGGTTTCGTTCAAACGAATCGCACAGGAATGACGCCATCCCGCACTTACCGACCCAAACTGCCCCGAAGGCGCCTCTGCCTGACCATAGTCATTATTACCCCAGCAGCTAATCTCTCCGCTCTCACTGAGTGCGCATGCGTGGGAGTCTCCAACACTAACCGACTCAAATCCAAATGGATTTTCAATATCGATTGGATAATGTTCATTTTCTCCCCAACATTTCAACAAACCTTCAATCGTCAATCCACAAGTATGAAGTCGACCAGCACTAAGTGATTGAAACTTGTCCGCAGGCGGAGTTGCCTGACCTACATCGTACTTTTCGGGTTCAAACACCCAACACTCTACCAGCCCATCATGACGAAGCGCACAGGTGTGTTGGTCGCCGTTAGTTATCTGCTTATACAACCCATTAATCGCTGCACTTTCGGTACTATTTTGAAAAAATAATGTTGGAATGTGAGAGCATGCGCTTGCACACAGCACTACAAGCACCACTCCGCACATATAAAACCACCACCAATTTTCAAAACACCTTTTCCCTATAGACTTTTCGCTCAATTCATTCGACGGAATGGCACCCATTGACCTTCCTTTGAACGAGTCCCTGACTGACCACGATAAACCGTAATTCCAACCTCTCCAGCAACCCCCATCACTGCCTTGTTGGTGTCTCCGTCAAAATGCTCTAATTCCATTCGATAAATTTGCTCAACCCGCTTCGAAATATCCCCATCTCCACTCAAAAAGTCCTCTGCGCGACTTGAAACCTCAAGACGATATATATACTCATCCGTCAACACATAATGAATATCAACACTTTGTTGAATTGCGTCTGATACGCCCCCGCCTGCGTCCTGAGCTTGGTCGGTATGCAATAGCATCATCGTTAGATCTGGGTAGCTTGGATGCGACTGCCCGTGTTCTGAAACGTGAGAGTGATAAGATCCGCGTAACATTTGCTCGGGCTCACGAGATCCAGTTCGGAGATTAGATATACGCAGGTCGTTCCATTGTCCGCTCAACGGAAGTACAGATAAATACCTTTTAAAAGGTATGGGTGACCTTCCGCTCTCTGCAAGCAGTTCAACTATCTGCCAAGGACTAGGAGCTGTAGTCGCGTCGAACTCTTCACGGCTTCTCAATTGTTCTGACTGATCATACTGGCTAACTAGCCATCGTTCTTGCGTTTGGTAAGGCAATGGAATTGTCTCCCCCTCAATTCCAATCAGTCCCGTTGCCTCAATCCCTTTCCCCGATGCTTCTGTCGCATGTTGTTGCATTGCATCTATCGTTTCTGCTCGTTCAAAAACAATGTCGGTCGCTTGATCGACCGTTTCGATCGCAGCTTGTACGGCATTTTCGAACTCCTCCCCCTCCATCCCCCCCGGATCCACCAACCGCACCGGATTCCCCCGCACATACGCATACACATTCACCCCATCCACCATCCCCGCCGGATCCGGCGCTGTCCAGCGGCAGAGCCACGGCGAGTAGTAGCGCGCGCCGTGGTAGTAGAGGCCGGATTCTTCGTCGCGCTCTTTGCCCGTAAAACGATAACGCTTCTTCGCATACGACCCGAACGACGACTCCCCATAAGGCCGATACTCCTCCCGGCTGATTAGCCCGCCCGTCTCGCTGACCACCACGCTCGACGAGCCCAGGTGGTCGCCCAGCTCATAGCGCACCGCCGGCTTCTGCGCGTTGAATATATCCGGCCCCACTCGCCGACTCGCCACCCGNCCCAACTCGCCGCGCGCCGTCGTGTCTACGAGGCCGCGAAACGCCGCCATCCCCAGCGTTGGACCGGTGCAGTCCGCTGTTGGGAGTCCCCGGCTGAGGTGTATCTGAACCCCTCAAAACTCACGCGCTCCAGGCTCGAGATGGAGGGCTGTGCGTAGTTCGATGAGGCGGCAACTATGTTGACACTCACCGCTGGAGCCTGGCGATTTGAGCATCTTTGCGCTCAATCTCTTCTTTCGGGCGGCTCTTCAGCCCGTTTTCACCCGCATCCAGGAAGGTCTCGTACCACTGCTCAATCTCGCTGGGCTTTAGGTCGTACTGGCGCGCAGCCTCGTTCACCGTGGTCTCCCCGCGGATAAT is a genomic window containing:
- a CDS encoding methanobactin export MATE transporter MbnM, with the protein product MPEHFPAPRIPESNPWTTAKAELGRALFYDTRLSGNGTQSCASCHPQEDGFVDRLPRALGSTGEHHPRRSMPLANVAWNPTYNWANPLVTTLEEQALTPLFGEHPVELGLAGREDEMLERFAAEPWYQTRFEQAFPDDPEPISVRNITYALASFERTLISADSPYDRYMYQGDGSDFSDAARRGMQLFFSERLECFHCHGGFNFSDAVDHQNLAFSSQPFHVTGLYNIDGQGGYPAPNTGVHEVTGRPEDMGRFKAPSLRNVAVRAPYMHDGSVADLDAVIDHYAAGGRTISQGPLAGDGSRNPNKSIFVPGFLISNSERNDLKAFLHSLTDETFLSDPALGPPADLPPFERAESAD
- a CDS encoding MbnP family copper-binding protein gives rise to the protein MILKPVHALLCASLTLPLLACGATEDDAPAEQDVTLRFAAQVGEEAFACGQSYQGLGTTATTFEPHDFRLYVSEIEVQHASGEWEALALEQDGRWQHENLALLDFEDASGACQNGTAELRDIVVGRAGEGELTGVRLTLGVPFELNHIDAATAPSPLNVTGMFWNWLGGYKFVRIEGATTGLTTGWQFHLGSTECEPAEGGGATACARENRVTVTFEDISLSDDVIVFDLAELVGQTNLDQKTENTPSGCMSGPNDPDCAAIFSVLGLPHGDTTPEGGNFVRLQSN
- a CDS encoding RCC1 domain-containing protein, translated to MGAIPSNELSEKSIGKRCFENWWWFYMCGVVLVVLCASACSHIPTLFFQNSTESAAINGLYKQITNGDQHTCALRHDGLVECWVFEPEKYDVGQATPPADKFQSLSAGRLHTCGLTIEGLLKCWGENEHYPIDIENPFGFESVSVGDSHACALSESGEISCWGNNDYGQAEAPSGQFGSVSAGWRHSCAIRLNETIECWGVSDGEMLWDYGQTKPPFGKFKAVRAGTFHSCALDNRNRMLCWGLNDVGQLNVPEDSRFTEIAIGFFHTCGLTTGGLVRCWGLNEGVLDFNQAEAPSGQFNSISGVSHFQTCGVRESGDVTCWGRFYGDIDSIRQREPGIGRFDSIHVGQNASCAIESNTKLGFCWGVPYWGLNIAPRGRLREIAIGMSAMCVVEESGQVICRGTDPWSAESTTRRKQLHSVVLGGYHGCGISELSRQPECWKVSHLNYIDEGQMSVPDFRAERLETGYFHICAINGESEVVCWGLNRHGQIEVPDESFMQIDGGYTVTCGVLASGELSCWGNENIVDGNDVLTAAVPGVFQDVAVGAMHGCAIDSEKRIQCWGSETGGILDSPSGQFISVEIAPESKYSCALNVRGEVHCWGIGEDGMFEMHNFMQGQTPRF
- a CDS encoding peptide-N-glycosidase F-related protein, with translation MRAPLLLPLATSTLLATSLLTSCSQPAPEEPLIVVEELPLYDFESAAPWYPCPEAPLDERVVVVEALSGVDQYFGEENRRSVRAPVTFPQGDWQQVGLRFELECPENGLCDHWDRTGSLGLILNPDAPEADQHEVELLRHITPYRRGMCQYVDLTPLAGLLTGERALHSFIDTWVGPGHDQGEGWRVSARFEFSPGYAEQADQVIPLIGRRNITVGEADPSVDDQLEAMRFELPETFSRVEAHLTTTGHSFGNTLNCAEFCPMRHDLLVNAQSFSINPWRADCAQNPVSPQAGTWQYPRNGWCPGAVTVGDRVDITAAVQPGENQLDLDILLADGSEYTNTSPVDLLPSTAVALKLYVWH
- a CDS encoding RHS repeat-associated core domain-containing protein is translated as MRYELGDHLGSSSVVVSETGGLISREEYRPYGESSFGSYAKKRYRFTGKERDEESGLYYHGARYYSPWLCRWTAPDPAGMVDGVNVYAYVRGNPVRLVDPGGMEGEEFENAVQAAIETVDQATDIVFERAETIDAMQQHATEASGKGIEATGLIGIEGETIPLPYQTQERWLVSQYDQSEQLRSREEFDATTAPSPWQIVELLAESGRSPIPFKRYLSVLPLSGQWNDLRISNLRTGSREPEQMLRGSYHSHVSEHGQSHPSYPDLTMMLLHTDQAQDAGGGVSDAIQQSVDIHYVLTDEYIYRLEVSSRAEDFLSGDGDISKRVEQIYRMELEHFDGDTNKAVMGVAGEVGITVYRGQSGTRSKEGQWVPFRRMN
- a CDS encoding RCC1 domain-containing protein, with protein sequence MVRAYLTPLFALLLKLSALGLLISACASVEPDWGMDAGPDDELDAGAADADADAGADAAPDAEVDADSGPDVADAHLDPDTDTDPRPCGGLCRENEQCREEVCVDLCDEAGLQCGEHTRLGQAIDCGSCDFGACQEGLCVDVCAQLGAECGQVHVDGSAYTCSSCAGGEFCSPNQLCVLHQGFLDLAVGSEHTCGLRPDGSVRCWGRGDLGQLGNRSYSPSPNTAAVFAMSNATALSARTDHTCALKSDGRVSCWGKNDKGQLGTGSTSAREYQPLAVSDLLNVTAVGAGGNHSCARTQVGLVRCWGYNAQGQLGGNTTTATLDKVTVQAEGGGHFDQVLDVGTGNLHACALRTDGQVFCWGINSKQQLGISGTQAATTPRQVFNLPATRQLRAGFDHTCALTLQGQVYCWGSNSQGQLGRGTTSTSGLAQQVTLPAAAVDVAAGWTHTCAALIDGRVYCWGQNQRAQLGQASTLTLSATPREVSGVSDAYRVGAGRYHSCALTTAGDAWCWGANDNGQLGDGTYGDANNERVAPVRVAL
- a CDS encoding choice-of-anchor D domain-containing protein, whose protein sequence is MYLYAPRLASAPLALLICCALSACGEKGSDTAAPATTPDVELEEDTGPDATEDTGPEDTTPAGPPNLDTSPLSIAFSDVRLGEEQSAIITIRNTGESPLAVTQLRIEHFQLRGSVPQFRPGEGWEQGFTLAPNTYRDVVVRWVPTLYTGISGRVIIGSDDPDTPELIIPLQATSAYPVAEAPRRINFGTVPPGQTAHQRVTIYNRGLDPLNITGFASTGDPEFAAQFSGRAIEPPVPAFLQHNDKIEVELSFTASSDELVTGAISMLANLPEEPDIVFDVQANGPTPCIQTDGDVDFGEFVTGTTATKELLIANCSRNRSLTLSQVELLNDAGGVFELVETPALPWSLGIAQSGTLQLRATLPTEQEAVGQLKLVSDDPTQSEVVLQLRARPTDPL